The following are encoded in a window of Anopheles merus strain MAF unplaced genomic scaffold, AmerM5.1 LNR4000131, whole genome shotgun sequence genomic DNA:
- the LOC121601631 gene encoding histone H2A, with translation MSGRGKGGKVKGKAKSRSNRAGLQFPVGRIHRLLRKGNYAERVGAGAPVYLAAVMEYLAAEVLELAGNAARDNKKTRIIPRHLQLAIRNDEELNKLLSGVTIAQGGVLPNIQAVLLPKKTEKKA, from the coding sequence ATGTCTGGCcgtggaaagggaggaaaggtaAAGGGAAAGGCAAAGTCCCGCTCCAACCGTGCCGGTCTTCAGTTCCCCGTTGGCCGTATTCATCGTCTCCTGCGCAAGGGTAACTATGCCGAGCGCGTCGGTGCCGGAGCGCCCGTGTATCTGGCAGCCGTCATGGAGTACTTAGCCGCTGAAGTGCTTGAGTTGgccggaaacgctgcccgTGACAACAAGAAGACGCGCATCATCCCGCGTCATCTGCAGCTGGCCATCCGCAACGACGAGGAGTTGAACAAGCTGCTGTCCGGAGTAACCATCGCTCAGGGTGGTGTGCTGCCCAACATTcaggccgtgctgctgcccaagAAGACCGAAAAGAAGGCTTAA
- the LOC121601633 gene encoding histone H2B, whose protein sequence is MAPKTSGKAAKKSGKAQKNISKSDKKKKRKTRKESYAIYIYKVLKQVHPDTGISSKAMSIMNSFVNDIFERIAAEASRLAHYNKRSTITSREIQTAVRLLLPGELAKHAVSEGTKAVTKYTSSK, encoded by the coding sequence ATGGCACCCAAAACCAGTGGAAAAGCTGCGAAGAAGTCTGGCAAAGcccagaaaaatatttccaagtccgacaagaaaaagaagcgcaaGACCCGCAAGGAAAGCTACGCTATTTACATCTACAAAGTGTTGAAGCAAGTCCACCCGGATACTGGCATCTCTTCGAAGGCCATGAGCATCATGAACAGTTTCGTCAACGATATCTTCGAACGCATTGCTGCTGAGGCGTCCCGCTTGGCGCACTACAACAAACGTTCGACGATCACGTCCCGCGAAATCCAAACCGCTgttcgtctgctgctgcctggtgAGCTTGCCAAGCACGCCGTCTCCGAAGGAACGAAGGCTGTCACAAAGTACACCAGCTCGAAGTAA
- the LOC121601637 gene encoding histone H4, giving the protein MTGRGKGGKGLGKGGAKRHRKVLRDNIQGITKPAIRRLARRGGVKRISGLIYEETRGVLKVFLENVIRDAVTYTEHAKRKTVTAMDVVYALKRQGRTLYGFGG; this is encoded by the coding sequence ATGACTGGaagaggaaagggaggaaaaggtCTGGGTAAAGGAGGAGCCAAGCGTCACCGAAAAGTGCTGCGGGATAACATCCAGGGCATTACCAAGCCCGCCATCCGCCGTTTGGCTCGGCGCGGAGGAGTGAAACGTATCTCCGGCCTCATCTACGAGGAAACCCGTGGCGTGCTGAAAGTGTTTCTGGAGAATGTGATCCGTGATGCGGTCACTTACACTGAACACGCCAAGCGTAAAACCGTCACCGCTATGGATGTGGTGTATGCTCTGAAGCGTCAGGGCCGTACTCTGTACGGTTTCGGAGGTTAA